The Mycoplasmopsis gallinacea genome includes a window with the following:
- a CDS encoding DHH family phosphoesterase, with protein MQIGSLKEVTDKLLKYDSIVIFHHIRPDGDCLGSQFGLKELLETNFPNKKVYAIGDAKNSFAFLNLAHDEIPSKEILQNSLGVIVDANFKDRIECREVLDANLFPETIRIDHHPNEDDLDNCTRWVDSSYVAADEMVTEIAYENNWTITPKAANLLYLGINTDSGRFLYNNTTSRTLKLAAHLYENGLNTDLIHQNLAKTSLNDLQFQSWIMSTLKTRDSVAYIQNDLATTLKMGKTPQTSVRPNLIANIDGYPIWVQFTEEESGKIRVEFRSNGPIVRNVAVKWGGGGHERASGCMLDSFADVEAVIDDCASEVRRYNAEKNN; from the coding sequence ATGCAAATTGGATCATTAAAAGAAGTAACAGACAAACTTTTAAAATACGATAGCATTGTTATTTTTCATCACATTCGTCCTGATGGAGATTGTCTTGGTTCTCAATTTGGACTTAAAGAACTTCTTGAAACTAACTTTCCAAATAAAAAAGTTTATGCTATTGGTGATGCAAAAAATTCATTTGCATTTCTTAACTTAGCTCATGATGAAATTCCAAGCAAAGAAATTCTTCAAAACTCACTTGGAGTAATTGTTGATGCTAACTTTAAAGATAGAATTGAGTGCCGTGAGGTTCTTGATGCAAATCTTTTCCCAGAAACAATTAGAATTGATCATCATCCAAACGAAGATGATTTAGATAATTGCACTCGTTGAGTAGATAGTTCATATGTAGCAGCTGATGAAATGGTTACTGAAATTGCATACGAAAATAATTGAACAATCACTCCAAAAGCTGCAAACTTACTTTATCTTGGAATTAACACAGATAGTGGAAGATTTTTATACAACAACACAACAAGCAGAACATTAAAACTTGCTGCTCATTTATATGAAAATGGACTTAATACTGATTTAATTCACCAAAACTTAGCTAAAACTAGTTTAAACGATTTACAGTTCCAATCTTGAATTATGAGCACCCTTAAAACTCGTGATTCAGTTGCTTATATTCAAAATGATTTAGCAACTACTTTAAAAATGGGTAAAACACCACAAACTTCAGTAAGACCTAACTTAATTGCTAATATTGATGGATACCCAATTTGAGTTCAATTCACTGAAGAAGAGAGTGGAAAAATTAGAGTTGAGTTCCGTTCAAATGGGCCAATTGTCCGTAATGTTGCGGTTAAATGAGGCGGTGGAGGACACGAAAGAGCTTCTGGATGTATGCTTGATAGCTTTGCTGATGTAGAAGCAGTTATTGATGATTGTGCTAGTGAAGTTAGAAGATACAATGCTGAAAAAAATAATTAA